One Yimella lutea DNA window includes the following coding sequences:
- a CDS encoding alpha-1,4-glucan--maltose-1-phosphate maltosyltransferase, with translation MTSAPTTTQPQSPIGRIPVIGIKPAVECGAFPTKSVVGEEFDVEATVFREGHDAVNASVAITDPDGRTTLLPMRCTNPGLDHWVRTISADRPGWWSYRVEGWSDPYGTWEHDATIKVAAGVDVELMLEEGARVLERAVKLDHDDADRTLLQDAVTTLRDESKEPGERLAAGTDPAVVEAMHRTPLRDAVSPSREFAWWVERERALAGAWYEIFPRSEGAEFDEATGKWRTGTFRTAMKRLPAVAAMGFDVIYLTPVHPIGSINRKGPNNTLTAGPDDPGSPYAIGSKDGGHDALNPDLGTWEDFDAFVAEAERQGMEVALDLALQCAPDHPWVTEHPEWFTTRADGTIAFAENPPKKYQDIYPLNFDNDPEGIYAEIRRVMQVWIDHGVKIFRVDNPHTKPVEFWQWLIDDVAKDHPDVIWLAEAFTRPAMMHTLGKIGFQQSYTYYAWRNEPEELQEYVEELAGDAAAYMRPSFWPTTHDILTPYMQFGGPTAWKLRAALAATLVPTYGIYAGYELIEHVARPGAEEQIDNEKYEFKNRHWEDYEPGGAKEGQTLAPYLTRLNQIRRDHPSLLWLRNITFHKVDDSSLMVFSKKRGDDVVIVVANLDPHSTRESWVHLDLEALGLHEGEAFTAHDLITDAHWHWGEHNFVRLGVDAEPVHIIELRRY, from the coding sequence GTGACTTCGGCACCCACCACAACCCAGCCCCAGTCCCCTATCGGCCGCATTCCGGTCATCGGGATCAAACCCGCCGTCGAGTGCGGAGCGTTCCCCACCAAATCCGTCGTCGGCGAGGAATTCGACGTCGAGGCGACGGTCTTCCGCGAAGGCCACGACGCCGTCAACGCGTCCGTCGCGATCACCGATCCCGACGGGCGGACCACCCTGCTTCCGATGCGCTGCACCAACCCCGGTCTCGACCACTGGGTCCGCACGATCAGCGCCGACCGCCCCGGCTGGTGGAGCTACCGCGTCGAGGGTTGGAGCGACCCGTACGGCACCTGGGAACACGACGCGACGATCAAGGTCGCAGCCGGCGTCGACGTCGAGTTGATGCTCGAGGAAGGTGCGCGCGTGCTGGAACGCGCCGTGAAGCTCGACCACGACGACGCCGACCGCACCCTCCTGCAGGACGCCGTCACCACCTTGCGCGACGAGTCCAAGGAGCCCGGCGAGCGTCTGGCCGCGGGCACCGACCCGGCAGTCGTCGAGGCAATGCACCGCACCCCGTTGCGCGACGCGGTTTCCCCCAGTCGCGAGTTCGCCTGGTGGGTCGAGCGGGAGCGCGCTCTGGCCGGCGCCTGGTACGAGATCTTCCCTCGCTCGGAGGGCGCGGAGTTCGACGAGGCCACCGGCAAGTGGCGCACCGGCACCTTCCGCACCGCGATGAAGCGCCTGCCGGCGGTCGCCGCGATGGGCTTCGACGTCATCTACCTGACACCCGTCCACCCCATCGGGTCGATCAACCGCAAGGGCCCGAACAACACCCTGACCGCCGGTCCGGATGACCCCGGCTCGCCGTACGCCATCGGCAGCAAGGACGGCGGGCACGACGCCCTCAACCCCGACCTGGGTACGTGGGAGGACTTCGACGCGTTCGTCGCCGAAGCGGAGCGGCAGGGCATGGAGGTTGCGCTCGACCTTGCGTTGCAGTGCGCCCCCGACCATCCGTGGGTCACCGAACATCCGGAGTGGTTCACCACGCGCGCCGACGGCACGATCGCGTTCGCCGAGAACCCGCCGAAGAAGTACCAGGACATCTACCCGCTCAACTTCGACAACGATCCCGAGGGCATCTACGCGGAGATCCGCCGCGTCATGCAGGTGTGGATCGACCACGGGGTCAAGATCTTCAGGGTCGACAACCCGCACACCAAGCCGGTCGAGTTCTGGCAGTGGCTGATCGACGACGTCGCCAAGGACCACCCGGACGTCATCTGGCTGGCCGAGGCGTTCACGCGTCCGGCCATGATGCACACGCTCGGCAAGATCGGCTTCCAGCAGAGCTACACCTACTACGCCTGGCGCAACGAACCCGAGGAATTGCAGGAGTACGTCGAGGAGCTCGCCGGCGACGCGGCGGCCTACATGCGTCCGTCGTTCTGGCCGACGACCCACGACATCCTCACCCCGTACATGCAGTTCGGCGGTCCGACCGCCTGGAAGCTGCGGGCCGCGCTCGCCGCGACGTTGGTGCCGACGTACGGCATCTACGCCGGGTACGAGTTGATCGAACACGTCGCACGTCCGGGCGCCGAGGAACAGATCGACAACGAGAAGTACGAGTTCAAGAACCGTCATTGGGAGGACTATGAGCCCGGCGGCGCCAAGGAAGGGCAGACCCTCGCGCCCTACCTGACCCGGCTCAACCAGATCCGCCGCGATCACCCGAGCCTGCTGTGGCTGCGCAACATCACCTTTCACAAGGTCGACGACTCCTCGCTGATGGTCTTCTCCAAGAAGCGCGGCGACGACGTCGTGATCGTGGTCGCCAACCTCGACCCGCAC
- a CDS encoding glycogen/starch/alpha-glucan phosphorylase — MTDVSKNEYASDESPTTDVHRVGPTLPVLSDIATGAVQSPTPTVERFVNHFLRELNFGQGVLLSRSTINDQYIALAKTVRKYMMADWLDTGAKRREGGTKTVGYLSAEYLLGRQLSNALLATDLQDIAADALRECGIDIADLRAQEIEPGLGNGGLGRLAACFIDSLATMDVPCIGYGIRYEYGIFRQTFEDNRQVEVPDSWLSLGSPWEFPHPERQVRVDFGGRTEQYTDDEGRERSRWIPGWNVLGIPYHQMVPGFRNHTVNTLRLWSAKATQAFDLQIFNSGDYAEAVRAQTFAENISKVLYPEDSTPQGKELRLQQQYFFVACSLHDFIENTLPQDFDLHHLPERIVFQLNDTHPVIAIPELMRILVDIKGFDWDDAWDITRQCFAYTCHTLLPEALEVWSVELMGKLLPRHLEIIYRINKNFLEEVAEAFAGDEMRIRRMSIISEHPERSVRMAYLATIGSSKVNGVAELHSQLLRDKVLPDFSGYWPDKFTNVTNGVTPRRFVFLANRKLSDLVTDAIGDGWVTDLEQFKKLEPFADDPNFRQQFAQVKQANKERLYNLLKARDGLDLPRDAMLDVMVKRLHEYKRQSLKLLHIVSMYDGIISGRVSTESVVPRTFVFGAKAAPGYHIAKETIFLINSVAQTINADERVKNVMSVAFPANYNVTLAEKLIPAADLSEQISLAGKEASGTGNMKFALNGALTIGTDDGANVEIRELVGDDNFFLFGMDEPQVEELRAKGYDPESYYQSNENLRATIDLLASGHFTGGDRRLAAQFVDNLRTQDPFMALADYQSYLDAQARVDEAYRDSDAWTRMAILNVARTGFFSSDRSMRDYRERIWNV, encoded by the coding sequence ATGACCGACGTCAGCAAGAACGAGTACGCGAGCGACGAGTCGCCCACCACCGACGTGCACCGGGTGGGTCCGACCCTGCCGGTGCTGAGCGACATCGCCACCGGTGCGGTGCAGTCACCGACTCCCACGGTGGAGCGCTTCGTCAACCATTTTCTGCGCGAACTGAACTTCGGTCAGGGCGTCCTGCTATCGCGTTCGACGATCAACGACCAGTACATCGCGCTGGCCAAGACGGTGCGTAAGTACATGATGGCCGATTGGCTCGACACCGGAGCCAAGCGCCGCGAGGGCGGCACCAAGACCGTCGGCTACCTGTCGGCGGAGTACCTGCTCGGTCGACAGTTGAGCAACGCCCTGCTCGCCACCGACCTGCAGGACATCGCCGCGGACGCACTGCGTGAGTGCGGCATCGACATCGCCGACCTGCGTGCACAAGAGATCGAGCCCGGCCTCGGCAACGGTGGTCTCGGCCGGCTCGCAGCCTGCTTCATCGACTCGCTCGCCACGATGGACGTGCCGTGCATCGGTTACGGAATCCGTTACGAGTACGGCATCTTCCGCCAGACCTTCGAGGACAACCGTCAGGTCGAGGTGCCAGACTCCTGGCTCTCGCTCGGCAGCCCATGGGAGTTCCCGCACCCCGAGCGCCAGGTACGCGTCGACTTCGGAGGCCGCACCGAGCAGTACACCGACGACGAGGGCCGCGAGCGCTCGCGCTGGATCCCGGGCTGGAACGTCCTCGGTATCCCCTACCACCAGATGGTTCCGGGTTTCCGCAACCACACGGTCAACACCCTGCGTCTGTGGAGCGCGAAGGCCACCCAGGCGTTCGACCTGCAGATCTTCAACTCCGGCGACTACGCCGAGGCCGTGCGCGCGCAGACCTTCGCCGAGAACATCTCCAAGGTGCTCTACCCCGAGGACTCCACCCCGCAGGGTAAGGAGTTGCGCCTGCAGCAGCAGTACTTCTTCGTCGCGTGCTCGCTGCACGACTTCATCGAGAACACGCTGCCGCAGGACTTCGACCTGCACCACCTGCCCGAGCGGATCGTCTTCCAGCTCAACGACACCCATCCGGTCATCGCGATCCCCGAGCTGATGCGGATTCTGGTCGACATCAAGGGATTCGACTGGGACGACGCGTGGGACATCACCCGGCAGTGCTTCGCCTACACCTGCCACACCCTGCTGCCCGAGGCCCTCGAGGTCTGGTCGGTGGAGCTCATGGGCAAGCTGCTGCCGCGCCACCTGGAGATCATCTACCGCATCAACAAGAACTTCCTCGAGGAAGTCGCCGAGGCCTTCGCCGGCGACGAGATGCGCATTCGTCGCATGTCGATCATCAGCGAGCACCCCGAGCGTTCGGTGCGGATGGCCTACCTGGCCACCATCGGCTCCTCGAAGGTGAACGGTGTCGCCGAACTCCACTCCCAGTTGCTGCGCGACAAGGTGCTCCCCGACTTCTCCGGTTACTGGCCGGACAAGTTCACCAATGTCACCAACGGTGTCACACCGCGCCGCTTCGTATTCCTCGCCAACCGCAAGCTGTCCGACCTGGTCACCGACGCGATCGGTGACGGTTGGGTGACCGACCTCGAGCAGTTCAAGAAGCTCGAGCCGTTTGCCGACGACCCGAACTTCCGTCAGCAGTTCGCGCAGGTTAAGCAGGCCAACAAGGAACGCCTGTACAACCTGTTGAAGGCGCGCGACGGTCTCGACCTGCCCCGCGACGCGATGCTCGACGTGATGGTCAAGCGTCTGCACGAGTACAAGCGTCAGTCGCTCAAGCTGCTGCACATCGTCTCGATGTACGACGGCATCATCTCCGGACGGGTCTCGACCGAGTCCGTCGTCCCGCGCACGTTCGTGTTCGGTGCGAAGGCGGCGCCGGGTTACCACATCGCGAAGGAGACGATCTTCCTGATCAACTCCGTCGCACAGACCATCAACGCCGACGAGCGGGTCAAGAACGTCATGTCGGTCGCCTTCCCGGCGAACTACAACGTCACGCTCGCCGAGAAGCTCATCCCGGCCGCCGACCTGTCCGAGCAGATCTCGCTCGCGGGCAAGGAGGCGTCCGGCACCGGCAACATGAAGTTCGCCCTCAACGGCGCGCTGACGATCGGCACGGACGACGGCGCGAACGTCGAGATCCGCGAACTCGTCGGCGACGACAACTTCTTCCTGTTCGGCATGGACGAGCCGCAGGTCGAGGAGCTGCGGGCGAAGGGCTACGACCCGGAGTCCTACTACCAGTCGAACGAGAACCTGCGCGCCACGATCGACTTGCTGGCGAGTGGCCACTTCACCGGCGGCGACCGCCGGCTCGCGGCGCAGTTCGTCGACAACCTGCGCACCCAGGACCCGTTCATGGCGCTGGCCGACTACCAGTCCTACCTGGACGCCCAGGCTCGGGTGGACGAGGCGTACCGCGACTCCGACGCGTGGACGCGGATGGCGATCCTCAACGTCGCGCGCACCGGGTTCTTCTCCAGCGACCGTTCGATGCGCGACTACCGCGAGCGGATCTGGAACGTCTGA
- a CDS encoding HNH endonuclease signature motif containing protein produces MGISYEFYEPESPVEFVLLESISARKQRLLKQLVDALGSPSEVLEFAVQMSQVAFHGLHADAVHNTGDIATARPVDVDDHRMLEKAVTGSTQLASISQAVQAMAMARYAAIDEELVDSDTGVTAKVEHPLGHQASFADTDLAAACQMAPRTASSKMSNSIDACTKTPGLLAAAVEGSIPYWKVSLVASELVSASPETSRRVEQHLLDTKGFDTWGYLKVKTAARALVTQWEAEAAKKTRQKEAKEATGVWVRPSDIPGMAELCAIGPADQIARIYGAVDQLADQRSKNPPASEGSETGESKPTLGQLRLGALHDLVTQGADVSYQVVIQVPVIREEREEREEREEQAATATQRATDDAEHEPEASPDDGSPPPGQSATSPRGPNTTDQPTNTPSASSASGASGASGPESGSTARKSDHCYTTGWARIAGIGFIRPEVLDALIDQFGCRLTRALVDADTGVTCETSTTAYEPTPRMREFVQQRDHTCRFPMCTRAAIRCDIDHVVEWPQGPTAGHNLAALCRHHHDAKTKKHWDYEMSDDGVCTWTSRTGRTYITYPDSVHDAS; encoded by the coding sequence ATGGGCATCAGCTACGAGTTCTACGAACCGGAGTCTCCGGTGGAATTCGTTCTGCTGGAATCGATCTCGGCACGCAAGCAGCGTTTGTTGAAGCAACTGGTCGATGCATTGGGGTCGCCGTCGGAGGTCCTGGAGTTCGCGGTTCAGATGTCGCAGGTCGCGTTCCACGGACTGCACGCAGACGCCGTCCACAACACCGGCGACATCGCCACCGCCCGACCCGTCGACGTCGATGACCATCGCATGCTCGAGAAAGCAGTGACCGGTTCCACGCAGTTGGCATCGATCTCACAGGCCGTTCAAGCCATGGCCATGGCTCGGTACGCAGCGATCGATGAGGAGTTGGTCGACTCCGACACCGGGGTCACCGCCAAGGTCGAACACCCGCTCGGTCACCAGGCGTCGTTCGCCGACACCGACCTGGCGGCTGCGTGTCAGATGGCACCCCGCACCGCCTCGAGCAAGATGAGCAACTCCATCGATGCATGCACCAAAACGCCCGGGTTGCTGGCTGCGGCGGTGGAGGGTTCGATCCCGTACTGGAAAGTCAGCCTCGTTGCCTCGGAGTTGGTGAGCGCCTCACCCGAAACCTCCCGCCGGGTCGAGCAGCACCTACTCGACACGAAAGGCTTCGACACCTGGGGTTACCTGAAGGTGAAGACCGCCGCGCGGGCGCTGGTGACCCAGTGGGAGGCCGAGGCCGCGAAGAAGACCCGCCAGAAGGAAGCCAAAGAAGCCACCGGTGTCTGGGTGCGTCCCTCCGACATCCCGGGCATGGCCGAACTGTGCGCCATCGGGCCGGCCGACCAGATCGCCCGCATCTACGGAGCCGTGGACCAACTGGCTGATCAACGCTCGAAGAACCCGCCCGCAAGTGAGGGCAGCGAGACCGGTGAGTCGAAGCCGACGCTCGGACAACTGCGCCTGGGCGCGTTGCACGACCTCGTCACACAAGGTGCTGACGTCAGCTACCAGGTCGTCATCCAGGTCCCTGTCATACGCGAGGAACGCGAGGAACGCGAGGAACGCGAGGAACAGGCTGCGACGGCCACCCAACGTGCCACCGACGACGCGGAACACGAGCCCGAGGCGTCCCCGGACGACGGATCACCACCACCCGGACAGTCCGCCACGTCCCCACGCGGCCCGAACACCACCGACCAGCCCACCAACACCCCCAGCGCTTCCAGTGCTTCCGGCGCTTCCGGCGCTTCAGGTCCCGAATCCGGCTCAACAGCAAGGAAATCGGACCACTGCTACACCACGGGGTGGGCACGCATCGCCGGGATCGGGTTCATCCGGCCCGAAGTGCTCGACGCGTTGATCGACCAGTTCGGTTGCCGCCTCACCCGGGCACTGGTCGACGCCGACACCGGAGTCACGTGTGAAACCTCGACGACCGCGTACGAGCCCACGCCGCGGATGAGGGAGTTCGTGCAACAACGCGACCACACCTGCCGGTTCCCCATGTGCACCAGGGCCGCCATCAGGTGCGACATCGATCATGTCGTCGAATGGCCCCAGGGGCCGACTGCCGGGCACAACCTCGCCGCCCTCTGTCGCCACCACCACGACGCAAAAACCAAGAAGCACTGGGACTACGAGATGAGCGACGACGGAGTCTGTACCTGGACCTCCCGCACCGGCCGCACCTACATCACCTACCCCGACTCCGTGCACGACGCTTCATGA
- a CDS encoding DUF6318 family protein, giving the protein MQGLFLLLEVLMTARFMRTVAPLVAASAVCGLMVGCGGGSPAAKSSPPSSTTTSAASPTTSKTTSTSATPTSQTSNATYAGAPGVPEAAKHKTDAGAIAFAKHYLETVNKVGQKPNAGVLEPLATPSCKTCKNQQRTVNKLIAEKATFSGPQFVIGDAAKLPGPQTVVGVVVGQPATQIVNGTGTVLHESEDEGRAQAVLELRWASGWRVAELKHAAA; this is encoded by the coding sequence ATGCAAGGGCTGTTCTTGCTTCTGGAGGTTCTGATGACGGCTCGATTCATGCGCACCGTTGCGCCCCTTGTTGCGGCGTCTGCTGTGTGCGGACTGATGGTCGGCTGTGGGGGTGGTTCCCCGGCGGCGAAGTCCAGCCCACCGTCATCGACAACGACCTCCGCCGCGTCGCCGACGACCTCGAAGACCACGTCGACATCGGCGACGCCCACCAGTCAGACCAGCAACGCGACCTACGCCGGCGCGCCCGGTGTGCCCGAAGCTGCGAAGCACAAGACGGACGCCGGCGCGATTGCGTTCGCGAAGCACTACCTTGAAACGGTCAACAAAGTCGGTCAAAAGCCTAACGCCGGCGTCCTGGAACCACTAGCTACGCCGAGCTGTAAGACGTGTAAGAACCAGCAGCGGACCGTTAACAAGCTGATCGCCGAGAAAGCTACGTTCTCAGGCCCGCAATTCGTGATTGGCGATGCGGCGAAGCTGCCGGGTCCACAGACAGTCGTGGGCGTCGTCGTAGGGCAACCAGCTACCCAGATTGTCAATGGGACAGGCACAGTCCTCCACGAGTCTGAGGACGAAGGTCGAGCCCAGGCCGTTCTCGAATTGCGGTGGGCTTCCGGATGGCGTGTTGCTGAACTTAAGCACGCAGCAGCATGA
- the glgX gene encoding glycogen debranching protein GlgX, with product MPTRPVASVPRSLDAPAAPGVTLTADGAEFAVVAECARQVDLCLFDESGTESRVPLTRHRGGVWCGAVAGVGPGTRYAYRAEGPWRPEEGLRYNPSKLLLDPYGRAVEGEVRWNPTVFGHEVDAAFSGDGSVRDDRDSAPDMPRNVIVDDHFDWDGDSQLFTPWDRTVIYEAHVRGLTMLNPDVPQELRGTYAGVAHPATINHLQRLGVTAIELLPIHASTSEPHLVKLGLSNYWGYNTLGFFAPHAGYACASDPQSAIDEFKGMVKLLHRAGIEVILDVVYNHTAEQGASTGATLSWRGLDQSNYYRLDSRGHDVDVTGCGNTIDMTHETPLRMVLDSLRYWVTEMHVDGFRFDLAVALGRERDDSFHPDHPFLMAMRTDPVLSRVKLIAEPWDIGSHGWRTGQFPHPMADWNDKFRDAVRTFWLRDLAADAAGHPGHGVADLAMRIGGSQDTFGSRSPLASVNYVTAHDGFPLADLTAYNSKHNGANGEGNRDGSEHNLSWNFGVEGHAAANEETETLRRRVVRNMLGTLLLSAGVPMLLGGDEFGRGQGGNNNAYCQDNEISWFDWGFEPWQRDLIDTTAYLTSLRAAHPVLRQREFLPDHDTGSSPVLRWFDQDGAAMTSDAWADGSTRTVQALFDGDNIGDDNLLLVLHGSCDHAIVSLPSSSSGHAWELLWDSAIDNPADIPSTTIEHSAGYPMRAASLAIFKAPSR from the coding sequence ATGCCCACCCGACCGGTCGCTTCAGTCCCACGTTCACTCGATGCACCAGCAGCCCCGGGGGTCACTCTCACAGCCGACGGCGCCGAGTTCGCCGTCGTGGCGGAATGCGCTCGGCAGGTCGATCTGTGTCTTTTCGACGAGTCGGGCACCGAGTCACGCGTGCCGCTCACCAGGCACCGCGGCGGCGTCTGGTGCGGCGCAGTGGCCGGGGTCGGGCCCGGGACGCGTTACGCGTACCGGGCGGAGGGTCCGTGGCGACCCGAGGAGGGTCTGCGCTACAACCCCTCGAAGTTGTTGCTCGACCCGTACGGCCGCGCGGTCGAGGGAGAAGTCCGTTGGAACCCGACCGTTTTCGGGCACGAAGTGGACGCGGCGTTCAGCGGCGACGGATCAGTGCGGGACGACCGCGACAGCGCACCGGACATGCCGCGCAATGTGATCGTGGACGACCACTTCGACTGGGACGGCGACTCTCAGTTGTTCACGCCGTGGGATCGCACGGTGATCTACGAAGCACACGTGCGCGGCTTGACGATGCTGAATCCTGATGTGCCGCAGGAACTTCGGGGCACCTACGCGGGAGTCGCGCACCCGGCGACGATCAACCATCTGCAGCGGCTGGGCGTGACCGCGATCGAGCTGTTGCCGATCCACGCCTCAACCAGCGAGCCGCACCTGGTCAAACTCGGGCTGTCGAACTATTGGGGTTACAACACGCTCGGGTTCTTCGCCCCGCACGCCGGGTACGCGTGCGCGTCCGATCCGCAGAGTGCGATCGATGAGTTCAAGGGCATGGTCAAACTGCTGCACCGCGCGGGTATCGAGGTGATCCTGGACGTCGTCTACAACCACACCGCCGAGCAGGGAGCTTCGACCGGAGCCACCCTCTCGTGGCGTGGTCTCGACCAGTCGAACTATTACCGTCTCGATTCGCGTGGTCACGACGTCGACGTCACCGGGTGCGGCAACACGATCGACATGACGCACGAGACGCCGCTGCGGATGGTGCTGGACTCGCTGCGTTATTGGGTCACCGAAATGCATGTCGACGGGTTCCGATTCGATCTCGCGGTCGCGCTCGGGCGTGAGCGGGACGACTCCTTCCACCCCGACCACCCGTTCCTGATGGCCATGCGCACCGACCCGGTGCTCAGCCGGGTGAAGCTGATCGCCGAGCCATGGGACATCGGTTCGCACGGCTGGCGCACGGGTCAGTTCCCGCACCCGATGGCCGACTGGAACGACAAGTTCCGGGACGCGGTCCGCACCTTCTGGCTGCGTGACCTCGCTGCTGATGCCGCGGGCCACCCCGGGCACGGCGTCGCTGACCTCGCCATGCGCATCGGCGGTTCGCAGGACACCTTCGGCTCCCGCTCCCCCCTCGCATCGGTCAACTACGTGACCGCTCACGACGGCTTCCCACTCGCTGACCTGACGGCGTACAACTCCAAGCACAACGGCGCGAACGGCGAGGGCAACCGCGACGGTTCGGAACACAACCTGTCGTGGAACTTCGGTGTGGAGGGGCATGCGGCCGCGAACGAGGAGACCGAGACGCTGCGCCGACGGGTCGTCCGCAACATGCTCGGAACGCTGCTGTTGAGTGCGGGAGTGCCGATGCTGCTCGGCGGCGACGAGTTCGGACGCGGGCAGGGCGGCAACAACAACGCCTACTGCCAGGACAACGAGATCAGTTGGTTCGACTGGGGATTCGAGCCCTGGCAGCGCGATCTGATCGACACGACCGCCTATCTGACCTCCCTGCGTGCCGCGCACCCGGTACTGCGTCAACGTGAGTTCCTGCCCGACCACGACACCGGCTCGTCGCCGGTGCTGCGGTGGTTCGATCAGGACGGCGCCGCGATGACCTCGGATGCCTGGGCAGACGGATCGACGCGGACAGTGCAGGCACTCTTCGACGGCGACAACATCGGTGACGACAACCTGCTGCTGGTGCTGCACGGCAGCTGCGACCACGCCATTGTCTCGCTACCGTCGAGCTCGAGTGGGCACGCATGGGAACTGTTGTGGGACAGCGCGATCGACAACCCGGCGGACATCCCGTCGACGACGATCGAGCACAGCGCCGGCTACCCGATGCGCGCTGCGTCCTTGGCGATCTTCAAGGCGCCCTCCCGCTGA
- a CDS encoding enoyl-CoA hydratase/isomerase family protein yields MTAYGEFVSTQVDGGIAVLRIDRPKMNALNEEIQEGLAAASLALTKDDSVRGVVVYGGEKVFAAGADIKEMRTASYADMVKRAGRLQDCFASIAAIPVPTVAAIAGYALGGGCELSMACDFRVATNDAKLGQPEILLGLIPGAGGTQRLTRLVGPAKAKDLVFTGRMIEAQEALAIGLVDELCEPGDVLGAAKAKLKPFVNGPAIALRAAKASIDQGLEVDLQTALRIESAHFAGLFATKDRQIGIDSFVENGPGKAQFTGE; encoded by the coding sequence ATGACCGCGTACGGGGAGTTCGTCTCCACGCAGGTCGACGGCGGCATCGCGGTGCTGCGTATCGACCGCCCGAAGATGAACGCCCTGAACGAGGAGATCCAGGAAGGTCTCGCGGCGGCCTCGCTCGCGTTGACCAAGGACGACTCGGTCCGTGGTGTCGTGGTGTACGGCGGCGAGAAGGTCTTCGCCGCGGGCGCCGACATCAAGGAGATGCGCACGGCATCGTACGCCGACATGGTCAAGCGGGCCGGACGCCTGCAGGATTGCTTCGCGTCGATCGCCGCCATCCCGGTGCCGACCGTGGCGGCGATCGCCGGCTACGCCCTCGGAGGAGGATGTGAACTGTCCATGGCGTGCGACTTCCGGGTTGCGACGAACGACGCCAAGCTCGGTCAGCCGGAGATCCTCCTCGGACTGATCCCGGGTGCGGGCGGGACGCAGCGTCTGACCCGCCTGGTCGGTCCGGCCAAGGCCAAGGACCTCGTCTTCACCGGCCGCATGATCGAGGCCCAGGAGGCGCTCGCGATCGGCCTCGTCGACGAACTCTGCGAGCCCGGTGACGTGCTCGGAGCGGCCAAGGCCAAGCTGAAGCCGTTCGTGAACGGGCCGGCGATCGCCCTGCGCGCCGCCAAGGCTTCGATCGACCAGGGCCTCGAGGTCGACCTGCAGACCGCGTTGCGCATCGAGAGCGCGCACTTCGCCGGTCTGTTCGCGACCAAGGACCGGCAGATCGGCATTGACTCGTTCGTCGAGAACGGTCCGGGCAAGGCGCAGTTCACCGGCGAGTGA
- a CDS encoding electron transfer flavoprotein subunit beta/FixA family protein, whose amino-acid sequence MNIVVCVKYVPDAQGDRTFEDDNTTDRDGVDGLLSELDEYAVEQALRIVEAGEGEVTALTVGPEGAAEALKKALQMGAHKGVHVLDDAIAGSDAIATSLVLAEAVKKIGSPDIVMTGVSSTDGVMAVVPAMLAERLGLPQVTQLSELSVADGKVTGRRDGDIASENLEASLPAVVGVTDQTDEARYPSFKGIMAAKKKPVETWSLADLGVDAGQVGLENSWTKVVGADKRPPREQGTVVTDEGDGGKKLAEFLSAQKFV is encoded by the coding sequence ATGAACATCGTCGTATGCGTCAAGTACGTGCCGGACGCTCAGGGCGACCGCACGTTCGAGGACGACAACACCACCGACCGCGACGGCGTCGACGGTCTGCTCTCGGAGCTCGACGAATACGCGGTCGAGCAGGCGTTGCGCATCGTCGAGGCCGGTGAAGGTGAAGTCACCGCTCTCACCGTCGGTCCCGAGGGTGCCGCCGAGGCGCTGAAGAAGGCGCTGCAGATGGGCGCCCACAAGGGTGTTCACGTGCTGGACGACGCGATCGCCGGTTCGGACGCAATCGCCACCTCGCTGGTGCTGGCCGAGGCCGTCAAGAAGATCGGCTCGCCCGACATCGTGATGACCGGTGTGTCCTCGACCGACGGCGTGATGGCCGTGGTCCCGGCGATGCTGGCCGAGCGACTGGGCCTGCCCCAGGTCACCCAGCTGTCCGAACTGTCGGTCGCCGACGGCAAGGTCACCGGCCGCCGTGACGGCGACATCGCGTCCGAGAACCTCGAGGCATCGCTGCCCGCCGTCGTCGGCGTCACCGACCAGACGGACGAGGCGCGTTACCCCTCGTTCAAGGGCATCATGGCCGCCAAGAAGAAGCCCGTCGAGACATGGTCGCTGGCCGACCTCGGCGTCGACGCGGGACAGGTGGGCCTGGAGAACTCGTGGACCAAGGTCGTCGGCGCCGACAAGCGTCCGCCGCGTGAGCAGGGCACCGTCGTCACCGACGAAGGTGATGGCGGCAAGAAGCTCGCCGAGTTCCTGTCCGCCCAGAAGTTCGTCTGA